A single region of the Leptospiraceae bacterium genome encodes:
- a CDS encoding response regulator transcription factor produces MYKLMLADDHPVIQEGIKAYLKDSNIFSLVGTASNAEELFQMVSNDCPDIILTDLDMPGSNTIEVLKRLKEKFPKLKKVVFTFHEEKSFFLKSVEASINGYILKSEPFEMLSPLLSSIMDGGFAASPKMQKYLIAHSTENVGYDSLTPREKEVLAFIAKGHSNIEIAEKFNLSVRTIEFHKNNIKEKLNMKSLAEIIRYYESLNI; encoded by the coding sequence ATGTATAAATTAATGTTAGCTGACGATCATCCAGTAATTCAAGAAGGCATCAAAGCATATTTAAAGGATTCAAATATTTTTTCCTTAGTTGGAACGGCCTCGAATGCCGAGGAACTTTTTCAGATGGTATCCAATGATTGCCCTGATATTATATTAACAGATTTAGATATGCCTGGTTCAAATACGATTGAAGTTTTAAAGCGACTGAAAGAAAAATTTCCAAAGTTAAAAAAAGTTGTTTTTACTTTTCATGAAGAAAAATCATTCTTCTTAAAATCTGTCGAAGCAAGTATTAATGGTTATATTCTCAAATCAGAGCCGTTTGAAATGCTTTCTCCTCTGTTGAGTTCTATTATGGATGGCGGTTTTGCTGCTTCCCCAAAAATGCAGAAGTATCTAATTGCTCATTCTACCGAGAATGTTGGTTACGATTCATTAACCCCAAGAGAAAAGGAAGTTCTTGCTTTCATTGCGAAAGGGCATTCGAATATAGAAATAGCTGAAAAATTCAATCTATCTGTTAGAACGATTGAGTTTCATAAAAATAATATCAAAGAAAAATTAAATATGAAGAGTCTAGCTGAAATAATTCGGTATTACGAAAGCTTGAATATATAA
- a CDS encoding acyl--CoA ligase, with product MTKRKTLMDCNLESDYWLFMGNLKNELYNRLSEKPEPIFIFQNSLIPAATIWIGVRAWVKFFRESNLIQGDRIILSYPESPAFIHILFASIWEKLTLIILKPNQADEDILDLLDAKFIVTDSDLPFSIKPDGMGMPPETKKFRSSVSQTYAEVRFILQSSGSTGKPKFICISEEAVFNVIQTHAKIFDSTKNTALSVLPWSHCFGLVLDLLLSTFHCEIVIRDQDSGKNLDSLIGYFTKYDITHFSSVPLLIERLLQRGNCNGFLEKLSSGIIGGAPISKTIASSLKNSNLSIGYGQTEASPGICLGEKGKMFANYIGNPLGCEVKQGVNGEFFFRGKNALIGYWNEGQIESIHKDTWIPTGDIVEENEEGYFFVGRLDFSFKLSNGIMIQPETIEKDLKEKHKFISNCLLLYKEEIKFFFSSDSDTNAESQIAIIHRSIPSILKNTNLKIEPLTMTEWIYSPKGEINRKAMMEKLK from the coding sequence ATGACAAAAAGAAAAACTTTAATGGATTGTAATCTAGAATCAGATTATTGGTTATTCATGGGAAACCTCAAAAATGAACTATACAATCGGCTCTCAGAGAAGCCGGAACCAATTTTTATTTTTCAAAATAGTTTAATCCCAGCCGCAACCATTTGGATTGGAGTAAGAGCTTGGGTTAAATTTTTCCGAGAATCAAATCTAATTCAAGGAGATCGGATAATATTAAGTTACCCCGAAAGTCCTGCGTTCATTCACATCTTATTTGCTTCCATATGGGAAAAACTAACACTCATTATTCTAAAGCCAAATCAAGCTGACGAAGATATTTTGGATTTACTGGATGCAAAGTTTATAGTCACAGACTCTGATTTACCTTTTTCAATTAAACCAGATGGAATGGGTATGCCACCGGAAACTAAAAAATTTAGATCCTCAGTTTCTCAAACATATGCAGAAGTTCGCTTTATTCTGCAGTCATCTGGTTCAACGGGAAAACCAAAATTTATTTGCATATCCGAAGAGGCAGTTTTTAACGTAATTCAAACTCATGCAAAAATATTTGATTCAACTAAGAATACCGCCTTATCAGTATTACCCTGGAGTCATTGCTTTGGACTAGTTCTAGACTTACTCTTATCTACTTTCCATTGTGAAATAGTCATTAGAGATCAGGACAGTGGAAAAAATTTAGATTCATTAATTGGTTATTTTACGAAATACGATATAACTCACTTCTCTTCTGTTCCATTACTTATCGAAAGACTTTTGCAGAGAGGTAATTGTAATGGTTTTCTTGAAAAATTATCCTCTGGCATCATTGGGGGAGCACCTATTTCCAAGACCATTGCATCTAGCTTAAAGAACTCAAATTTATCCATTGGTTACGGGCAAACAGAGGCTTCACCAGGAATTTGCCTTGGCGAAAAAGGTAAGATGTTTGCAAATTACATTGGTAATCCGCTAGGCTGTGAAGTTAAGCAAGGAGTAAATGGTGAATTTTTTTTTCGAGGTAAAAACGCCCTAATTGGTTATTGGAATGAAGGACAAATAGAGAGTATCCACAAAGATACATGGATACCTACCGGTGATATTGTAGAAGAGAATGAAGAGGGATATTTTTTCGTAGGACGTTTAGATTTCTCATTTAAGCTTTCAAATGGAATAATGATACAACCGGAGACCATTGAAAAAGACTTAAAGGAAAAACACAAATTTATTTCAAATTGCTTATTACTTTACAAAGAAGAGATCAAATTTTTCTTTTCCTCTGACTCCGATACAAACGCTGAAAGTCAAATAGCCATTATTCACCGTTCCATTCCATCCATTCTCAAAAATACCAATTTAAAAATTGAACCTTTGACAATGACAGAATGGATTTATTCTCCAAAGGGAGAAATTAATAGAAAAGCAATGATGGAAAAATTAAAATAG